Proteins from a single region of Nitrososphaerota archaeon:
- a CDS encoding AbrB family transcriptional regulator, whose translation MGETVSVDEKGRLVLPKRVREAAGIEPRAELLARVSGAGRVELFDPEVLNAKARKIGAEKLEGWREEDHEATGYFVRSLRKPE comes from the coding sequence ATGGGCGAGACCGTATCCGTGGACGAAAAGGGGAGGCTTGTGCTTCCCAAGAGGGTTCGGGAAGCGGCAGGCATAGAACCGCGGGCGGAGCTCCTGGCGAGGGTGAGCGGAGCGGGGAGGGTGGAGTTGTTTGACCCCGAGGTCCTGAACGCGAAGGCAAGGAAGATTGGGGCCGAGAAGCTCGAAGGTTGGAGGGAGGAGGACCACGAAGCCACGGGGTACTTCGTGAGGTCGCTCAGGAAACCCGAATGA
- a CDS encoding MFS transporter produces the protein MKDRLEYKWKAFSVTSLGSMMSAVDSTIVILALLPIAADLHSDFVTVVWVVVAYLLVNTALVLSLGRIADVYGRKRMYNVGFVVFTVGSVLSGLAPSGPALIGFRALQGMGAALLTANSFAILSEAFPQEERGKAFGATAILWGAGSTLGIVLGGVIIAYTTWRLIFLINLPIGAFGTAWAYRALREPKSLASKESFDIPAALLFTAGLFSLLFGVTWGLLYSWSDPVTYATVAASPLFFALFVLWESRYSKSPIVDFSIFRNRVFSFSVITALLQSLALFSVNFLLIFYLEGIGGFSVLTASYLILPMAAVTAFVGPFAGSLSDKIGARIVASAGLALQLLVLILLSRLSVSTPLLYIAMAEAVYGFGGGLFWPANTSTIMSSSPVGRYGVGSGLMNTFRNTGMVLSFALSLVAATSVIPSQVVYQLFIGSLGHKLSPDLAAGYLSGQSFAFEVSALLLVAATVFSAVRGKVGAARY, from the coding sequence GTGAAAGACCGTTTGGAGTACAAGTGGAAGGCGTTCTCGGTTACTTCCCTCGGTTCGATGATGTCGGCGGTTGACAGCACGATCGTGATCCTGGCCCTGCTTCCGATAGCAGCGGACCTGCATTCAGACTTCGTCACCGTCGTATGGGTCGTGGTCGCCTATCTGCTCGTCAACACGGCGCTTGTGCTGAGCCTCGGCCGGATAGCCGACGTCTATGGCAGAAAGAGGATGTACAACGTCGGATTCGTAGTCTTCACCGTCGGATCTGTCTTGTCCGGGCTCGCGCCGAGCGGTCCGGCGCTGATTGGGTTCAGGGCCCTGCAGGGGATGGGTGCGGCGCTGCTCACCGCGAACTCCTTCGCGATACTCTCCGAGGCATTCCCGCAGGAAGAGAGGGGGAAGGCCTTCGGCGCGACGGCGATACTCTGGGGAGCCGGTTCCACGCTCGGAATCGTGCTCGGCGGCGTAATCATAGCCTACACGACTTGGAGGCTGATATTCCTCATCAACCTGCCCATAGGAGCATTCGGGACGGCTTGGGCATACAGGGCCCTGAGGGAGCCGAAGAGCCTCGCGTCAAAGGAGTCCTTTGACATCCCAGCCGCCCTGCTGTTCACAGCGGGTCTGTTCTCCCTCCTCTTCGGGGTCACGTGGGGCCTGCTATACTCTTGGAGCGACCCCGTGACGTACGCAACGGTGGCCGCCTCTCCGCTCTTCTTCGCCCTGTTCGTACTGTGGGAGTCGAGGTACAGCAAGTCCCCGATAGTTGACTTTTCCATCTTCCGCAACAGGGTCTTCTCGTTCTCTGTCATCACCGCGCTGCTCCAGTCGCTGGCCCTGTTCAGCGTGAACTTCCTGCTGATATTCTACCTGGAGGGGATCGGCGGATTTTCGGTCCTGACCGCGTCCTACCTGATACTGCCGATGGCGGCCGTCACGGCTTTCGTCGGCCCTTTCGCGGGGTCCCTCTCAGACAAGATTGGAGCGAGGATAGTAGCATCCGCCGGCCTCGCGCTTCAACTGCTTGTCCTGATACTCCTCAGTCGGCTCAGCGTCTCCACCCCCTTGCTTTACATAGCGATGGCGGAGGCGGTCTACGGCTTCGGAGGAGGGCTCTTCTGGCCGGCCAACACGAGCACGATCATGTCGTCGTCCCCAGTGGGAAGGTACGGCGTCGGCTCCGGCCTGATGAACACGTTCAGGAACACCGGGATGGTGCTGAGTTTCGCGCTCTCTCTCGTGGCGGCCACCAGCGTCATCCCGAGCCAAGTCGTCTACCAGCTCTTCATCGGCAGCCTGGGACACAAGCTCTCTCCTGACTTGGCTGCAGGATACCTCTCCGGCCAGAGCTTCGCCTTCGAAGTCTCCGCTCTCCTGCTCGTGGCCGCCACCGTATTCTCAGCGGTGAGGGGAAAGGTCGGAGCCGCGAGGTACTGA
- a CDS encoding B12-binding domain-containing radical SAM protein gives MKTLLIRPSNPTGSAYLTKWGFLPAPLGLLQLAGSLLTLDDSQVRVIDMEADEEKTVDGVVKEALAFDPDIVGLTIHATAAHTTSTEIAKKVKEEKGDALLVAGGHHATFVPYDLLRSGFDVVVLGEGDQTILDVAASLRDGRGLEEVPGILFNRREDGKSSVVQTVPRALIPDLDALPLPALHLVKKEPYTIKVFGKGAVACLETARGCPYACDFCSVTPTWGHRWRNKSNKRILMELELAKRLGYDWIFFTDDIFVVYPNVDRRMALFDAMIENGYDRLKWLVQMRADVTSKNPALIKRGAEAGMRFAFLGVESGSQETLKRMHKGLLTPQSVKAVRILSENGVIVLIGMMLGAPYESFRDMLATLRFSHHLADAGADGVQFTTYTPLPGTRIFDDALKNDRLFTLDWSRYDVLTPVMKTRVNPAIIQMLQFYGNYSFYVLKWLEGKLRRGGGREPKEFKRDLMSNGQKFVFEMIPAYLKDAADFPSQVGRTHRLYSSLKDMADVSKERVMELRGFSSKVIYQETGGKNPYFLIKEAE, from the coding sequence CTGAAGACCCTCCTCATACGCCCCTCGAACCCGACAGGGAGCGCGTACCTCACCAAGTGGGGGTTCCTCCCCGCGCCGCTGGGCCTGCTCCAATTGGCTGGCTCCCTGTTGACCCTTGACGACTCCCAAGTGAGAGTCATAGACATGGAGGCCGACGAGGAGAAGACTGTCGACGGCGTCGTGAAGGAGGCTCTGGCCTTCGACCCCGACATCGTGGGCCTGACGATCCACGCCACGGCCGCCCACACGACTTCGACGGAGATCGCCAAGAAGGTGAAGGAGGAGAAGGGGGACGCCCTCCTTGTGGCGGGGGGGCACCACGCGACGTTCGTCCCCTACGACCTGCTCAGGAGCGGTTTCGACGTCGTGGTGCTCGGCGAGGGCGACCAGACCATCCTCGACGTCGCCGCTTCGCTGAGAGACGGAAGGGGGCTGGAGGAGGTCCCGGGGATCCTATTCAACAGAAGGGAGGACGGAAAATCCAGCGTGGTCCAGACGGTGCCCAGGGCCCTCATCCCGGACCTTGACGCCCTGCCGCTCCCCGCCCTTCACCTGGTCAAGAAGGAGCCCTATACAATCAAAGTGTTCGGGAAGGGGGCAGTCGCCTGCCTTGAAACTGCCAGGGGGTGCCCCTACGCCTGCGACTTCTGTTCTGTCACCCCGACGTGGGGACACAGATGGAGGAACAAGTCCAACAAGAGGATACTGATGGAGCTGGAGCTCGCGAAGAGGCTGGGCTACGACTGGATATTCTTCACAGATGACATATTCGTCGTCTACCCCAACGTCGACCGGAGGATGGCCCTCTTCGACGCCATGATAGAGAACGGGTACGACAGGCTCAAGTGGCTCGTCCAGATGAGGGCCGACGTAACATCGAAGAACCCGGCCCTGATAAAGCGGGGCGCGGAGGCGGGGATGCGCTTTGCCTTCCTGGGGGTGGAGTCAGGGAGCCAGGAGACGCTCAAGAGGATGCACAAGGGGCTCCTCACCCCGCAGTCGGTGAAGGCGGTCAGGATCCTCAGCGAGAACGGGGTCATCGTCCTGATCGGCATGATGCTCGGCGCTCCGTACGAGAGCTTCAGGGACATGCTCGCCACCTTGAGGTTCTCGCACCACCTCGCGGACGCGGGCGCCGACGGGGTGCAGTTCACGACCTACACCCCGCTCCCGGGGACGAGGATATTCGACGACGCCCTGAAGAACGACAGGCTCTTCACGCTCGACTGGAGCAGGTACGATGTCCTGACGCCTGTCATGAAGACCAGGGTCAACCCGGCAATCATACAGATGCTCCAATTCTATGGGAACTATTCTTTCTACGTCCTGAAGTGGCTGGAGGGGAAGCTTAGGCGCGGCGGAGGGCGTGAACCCAAGGAGTTCAAGCGGGACCTGATGTCCAACGGCCAGAAGTTCGTCTTTGAAATGATCCCGGCCTATCTGAAGGACGCGGCGGATTTCCCTTCGCAGGTTGGGAGGACGCACAGACTTTACTCGTCCTTGAAGGACATGGCGGATGTCTCCAAGGAGAGAGTCATGGAGCTCAGGGGGTTCTCAAGCAAGGTCATCTACCAGGAGACAGGGGGGAAGAACCCGTACTTCCTCATCAAGGAAGCGGAGTGA
- a CDS encoding B12-binding domain-containing radical SAM protein: MPNPRYLLVSDTTLTHDYRNFPLLDFLPSAPFQAVPRPFYSFLKGKVPSPLADGQASIAPYSVRKMESALLKELKEEEVAVPHEDYIERFVTPETEVIGVSTMDPLGLGPLTMSYAVLFGRPDFTPWVRREFEELMARISRAKARVNSKAKVLVGGPGVWEFTVMPEELDRLGIDCAFQGEADDIACELFDSAREGFTSGAREESPFFAGFQTFDPGFHKSWVGHGRFLTRAKFSNQSPTLDEIPEIRRPAAKAITEVMRGCGIGCDFCEVTLRPLRYYPYDKVQREIEVNAKQGGFPNAWLHTDEVFAYEHGRNYEPNFEALTGLFSAVMSVRGIEKTNPTHGRISIPAAHPELLRSLSRIARAGPSNWIGVQVGIETGSERLAKLHMPNKTLPLKVGADGSWPEIVWRGTYTLNKYYWRPAFTVQVGQSGETDEDNWDTVALVNMMSNSSLDGGRPFEFTVTPMQNVPLGMIKGRRFSIGMLKESQLAVYYACYRHLAKMALRDAAKDSEGGALGRLATTALLSLGGETLLHAISTVCRRKGLDLERASRHGAGERVRSQISLEAPAS, from the coding sequence ATGCCGAACCCCAGGTACCTGCTCGTCTCCGACACGACGCTCACCCACGACTACAGGAACTTCCCGTTGCTTGACTTTCTGCCGAGCGCGCCATTCCAGGCAGTGCCCAGGCCCTTCTACTCCTTCCTGAAGGGAAAAGTCCCTTCCCCCCTTGCTGACGGCCAAGCGTCGATAGCGCCTTACTCCGTCAGAAAGATGGAGTCGGCGCTCCTGAAGGAGCTCAAGGAAGAGGAGGTGGCGGTCCCGCACGAGGACTACATCGAGAGGTTCGTCACTCCTGAGACCGAAGTGATAGGCGTAAGCACGATGGACCCGCTGGGGCTCGGTCCCCTGACCATGTCATACGCGGTGCTCTTCGGCCGCCCGGACTTTACGCCGTGGGTCAGGAGAGAGTTCGAGGAGCTCATGGCCAGGATAAGCAGGGCGAAGGCCAGGGTCAACTCAAAGGCGAAGGTGCTCGTAGGAGGGCCGGGCGTATGGGAGTTCACGGTGATGCCCGAGGAGCTCGACAGGCTCGGCATAGACTGCGCGTTCCAAGGGGAGGCAGACGACATCGCGTGCGAGCTGTTCGACAGTGCGCGAGAGGGATTCACCAGCGGCGCCCGGGAGGAGAGTCCTTTCTTCGCGGGGTTCCAGACCTTCGACCCCGGGTTCCACAAGTCCTGGGTAGGGCATGGAAGGTTCCTGACACGGGCAAAGTTCTCGAATCAGTCTCCCACCCTGGACGAGATTCCCGAGATACGCAGGCCCGCTGCGAAGGCCATCACTGAGGTGATGCGGGGGTGCGGCATCGGATGCGACTTCTGCGAGGTGACGCTCAGGCCGCTACGATACTATCCCTACGACAAGGTCCAGAGGGAGATCGAGGTGAACGCCAAGCAGGGGGGGTTCCCCAACGCGTGGCTACACACAGACGAGGTATTCGCCTACGAGCACGGGAGGAACTACGAACCCAACTTCGAAGCGCTCACCGGCCTGTTCAGCGCCGTGATGTCGGTCAGGGGGATAGAGAAGACGAATCCGACTCATGGGAGGATATCCATCCCTGCAGCGCATCCGGAGTTGCTCAGGAGCCTCTCCCGGATTGCGAGGGCCGGCCCGTCCAACTGGATAGGGGTTCAGGTCGGCATAGAGACCGGGAGCGAGAGGCTCGCGAAGCTGCACATGCCGAACAAGACCCTCCCCCTGAAGGTGGGAGCAGACGGCTCCTGGCCGGAGATAGTGTGGAGGGGCACGTACACCTTGAACAAGTACTACTGGCGACCGGCGTTTACTGTTCAAGTGGGACAGTCCGGAGAGACAGACGAGGACAACTGGGACACGGTCGCCCTGGTCAACATGATGAGCAATTCGTCGCTGGACGGAGGAAGGCCGTTCGAGTTCACCGTGACCCCGATGCAGAACGTCCCTCTGGGCATGATTAAGGGGAGGCGCTTCTCTATAGGCATGCTCAAAGAGTCGCAGCTGGCGGTCTACTACGCCTGTTACAGGCACCTCGCCAAGATGGCGCTGAGGGATGCAGCGAAAGACAGCGAGGGAGGCGCTCTCGGGAGACTAGCGACCACTGCGCTGCTGAGCCTCGGCGGGGAGACGCTGCTGCACGCCATTTCGACGGTGTGCAGGAGAAAGGGGCTCGACCTCGAGAGGGCGTCCAGGCACGGCGCCGGGGAGAGGGTCAGGAGTCAGATCTCCCTTGAGGCGCCCGCTTCGTAG
- a CDS encoding dienelactone hydrolase family protein has translation MPGGTGVVSEMTSFKGARGPVTAYLSRPDTEEARPAVVVIHEIWGLVGHIKDVADRFAREGYVALAPDLYSSDPELASLITPQNVGTAMGFMQTLPPEKRADMAFVQQELAKQPAATRDVAQRVMGKLFGGMPKDALTEEAVKAVEHLNSQDYVRDGRVGTMGFCFGGGMSINTACHTKTAACVVFYGENPTPIELVARIQSPVLGLYGGDDMRINSTLDKLVAAMVQHRKDFEMRVFPGAPHAFFNDTNKTTYREGAAKEAWGLTLSFFRRTLQGG, from the coding sequence TTGCCAGGCGGAACCGGCGTGGTCTCAGAAATGACGAGCTTCAAGGGCGCGCGGGGGCCCGTGACGGCCTACCTGTCCAGGCCCGATACCGAGGAGGCGAGGCCCGCGGTCGTAGTGATCCACGAGATATGGGGGCTCGTGGGGCACATCAAGGACGTCGCCGACAGGTTCGCGAGGGAAGGGTACGTGGCGCTGGCCCCCGACCTCTACTCTTCGGACCCCGAGCTGGCGTCGTTGATCACGCCTCAGAACGTGGGGACGGCCATGGGTTTCATGCAGACGCTCCCTCCCGAGAAGAGGGCGGACATGGCCTTCGTCCAGCAGGAGCTGGCGAAGCAGCCCGCCGCGACCAGGGATGTCGCCCAGCGGGTGATGGGGAAGCTGTTCGGCGGGATGCCCAAGGACGCCTTGACGGAGGAGGCCGTGAAGGCGGTGGAGCACCTGAACTCGCAGGACTACGTCAGGGACGGACGGGTCGGGACCATGGGCTTCTGCTTCGGCGGAGGGATGTCGATCAACACGGCGTGCCACACAAAGACGGCGGCGTGCGTGGTCTTCTACGGGGAGAACCCGACGCCGATAGAGCTCGTAGCCAGGATCCAGTCCCCTGTCCTCGGGCTATACGGAGGGGACGACATGAGGATCAACTCCACCCTCGACAAGCTGGTGGCCGCCATGGTGCAGCACAGGAAGGACTTCGAGATGAGGGTCTTTCCCGGCGCGCCGCACGCCTTCTTCAACGACACCAACAAGACCACCTACAGGGAGGGAGCCGCGAAGGAAGCCTGGGGCCTGACGCTCAGTTTCTTCAGACGGACCCTGCAGGGTGGCTAG
- a CDS encoding ATP-binding protein encodes MDIDLAVGRYRGATAPRGAVKRDAAVEDGSFMSAIIGPRRAGKTTFMLQLMDGLPLPASNKVFVNGEDVAFEGMTADDLPKIEEAVFRLYRPDPTKDLRLFIDEVQRFPSWARWVRTLHDSGKYGVMVTGSTSELSTDRLPSVLRGRALNTLVLPFSFAELLRAKGAEAEGLTSPEKAGALASFADEYVEFGGYPAVVLAEGAQLKHRILQELFDTVVQRDMIERLKVRSLPLLRAFVSAVLGSACRPLSARSISRWLGAEGLKLGRQTALSYLDGAEDVFMIKRAYPFSKKPKERRVSPKVYALDSGFLALVGGDSSKKLENQVFVDLVRRGGALSYWRSQTTGKEVDFVVGGRRPELVQAAWSVADPATYDREVGALKEAAGELGAERLTVVTSKEEKVFREGGREVEVVPAWKWFLRPGAPREGAKA; translated from the coding sequence TTGGACATCGACCTGGCGGTCGGACGATATCGGGGAGCGACGGCTCCTCGGGGGGCCGTCAAGAGAGACGCGGCCGTGGAGGACGGGAGCTTCATGTCCGCGATCATCGGGCCGCGGCGGGCGGGCAAGACGACCTTCATGCTCCAGCTCATGGACGGCCTTCCCCTCCCGGCGAGCAACAAGGTCTTCGTGAACGGGGAGGACGTCGCCTTCGAAGGCATGACGGCTGACGACTTGCCGAAGATCGAGGAGGCGGTGTTCAGGCTCTACAGGCCTGACCCGACGAAGGATCTGCGCCTCTTCATCGACGAGGTCCAGAGGTTCCCCAGCTGGGCGCGGTGGGTGAGGACCCTGCACGACTCCGGGAAGTACGGGGTGATGGTCACCGGCTCGACCTCCGAGCTGTCGACGGACAGGCTCCCTTCAGTCCTCAGGGGGAGGGCCCTCAACACCCTTGTCCTCCCTTTCTCCTTCGCCGAGCTCCTGAGGGCGAAGGGGGCCGAAGCTGAGGGGCTCACGTCCCCGGAGAAGGCGGGCGCGCTCGCCTCGTTCGCCGACGAGTATGTCGAATTCGGGGGGTACCCGGCCGTGGTCCTCGCCGAGGGGGCCCAGCTCAAGCACAGGATACTCCAGGAGCTCTTCGACACGGTCGTTCAGAGGGACATGATCGAGAGGCTGAAAGTGAGGAGCCTCCCGCTGCTACGGGCCTTCGTCTCGGCGGTGCTGGGCTCGGCCTGCCGCCCGCTTTCGGCCCGCTCCATATCCCGCTGGCTCGGCGCCGAAGGGCTGAAGCTCGGAAGGCAGACCGCGCTGAGCTACCTGGACGGCGCCGAAGACGTCTTCATGATAAAAAGGGCGTATCCCTTTTCGAAGAAGCCGAAGGAAAGGAGGGTGAGCCCCAAGGTCTACGCCCTCGACTCCGGCTTCCTCGCCCTCGTCGGGGGGGACTCGTCCAAGAAGCTCGAGAACCAGGTGTTCGTCGACCTCGTCCGGAGAGGGGGGGCGTTGTCGTACTGGCGGAGCCAGACCACGGGGAAGGAGGTGGACTTCGTCGTCGGTGGGCGGAGGCCGGAGCTGGTGCAGGCCGCATGGAGTGTCGCCGACCCGGCCACCTACGACAGGGAGGTGGGGGCGCTGAAGGAGGCGGCGGGCGAGCTGGGGGCGGAAAGGCTCACGGTCGTCACCTCGAAGGAGGAGAAGGTCTTCCGCGAGGGGGGGAGAGAGGTGGAAGTGGTCCCGGCGTGGAAATGGTTCCTGCGGCCCGGCGCCCCAAGAGAGGGGGCGAAGGCGTGA
- a CDS encoding AsnC family transcriptional regulator, whose protein sequence is MDVTDFRILAAMGLSHHSPNGTLHRRPSVAKMARDLGVDPKTVRARVGKMERVGLIKYYQAFPNLSALGLRCSVYVFQFSDRDTKRKAMSKLRLLDEVQMVDEYVHSLRVVLLYEGQDDVEKRLALMSELTGVVPTKLFDVPMPPLGMKLSATDMKILRALRWDALKPARKVGEEVGLTARAVNYRLNRMADARAYFAVPVWGLESVSGTIVYAFSFFLLEEDREGTINRIAQRFAQRSVCWFAASEGVVFFMLFSDSVGEPERMYEAARSMAGVSKVLMDMFVDTHDLPGLVDKMLNRQARRPSSEIPGQKRR, encoded by the coding sequence TTGGACGTTACAGACTTCCGGATACTGGCCGCCATGGGCCTCTCTCATCACTCCCCGAACGGCACCCTTCACCGCAGGCCCAGCGTGGCCAAGATGGCGAGGGACCTGGGGGTCGACCCCAAGACGGTGAGGGCGAGGGTCGGGAAGATGGAGCGCGTCGGGCTGATAAAGTACTACCAGGCGTTCCCCAACCTCTCGGCGCTGGGGCTCAGGTGTTCCGTCTACGTGTTCCAGTTCTCCGACCGCGACACGAAAAGGAAGGCAATGTCGAAGCTGAGGCTGCTCGACGAGGTCCAGATGGTGGACGAGTACGTCCACTCCCTGCGCGTCGTCCTGCTCTACGAGGGTCAGGACGACGTTGAGAAGAGGCTGGCCCTGATGAGCGAGCTGACCGGGGTCGTGCCCACCAAGCTCTTCGACGTGCCCATGCCCCCGCTGGGCATGAAGCTGTCCGCGACGGACATGAAGATACTACGGGCCCTGAGGTGGGACGCGCTGAAGCCTGCCAGGAAGGTCGGCGAAGAGGTGGGCTTGACCGCGAGGGCGGTGAACTACAGGCTGAACAGGATGGCCGATGCGCGGGCTTACTTCGCGGTGCCGGTGTGGGGGCTGGAAAGCGTCTCGGGGACGATAGTCTACGCGTTCTCGTTCTTCCTGCTGGAGGAGGACAGAGAGGGGACCATCAACAGGATCGCTCAGAGGTTCGCGCAGAGGAGCGTCTGCTGGTTCGCGGCCTCCGAGGGCGTCGTCTTCTTCATGCTGTTCTCGGACAGCGTGGGCGAGCCTGAGCGGATGTATGAAGCCGCGAGATCCATGGCCGGGGTCTCGAAAGTGCTCATGGACATGTTCGTCGACACCCACGACCTGCCGGGGCTGGTCGACAAGATGCTCAACAGACAGGCTCGGCGGCCGTCGTCTGAGATTCCGGGTCAGAAGCGGCGCTGA
- a CDS encoding MFS transporter, translated as MVQYKWVALSNTTLGVLMASINSTIVLISLPAIFRGINIDPLAPGSFQYLLWILFGYMVVTASLLVMFGRISDMYGRVRLYNLGFAIFTAGSVLLYLTPSAGDLGAQELIVFRIIQGLGAAFLFANSAAIITDAFPYSERGKALGINQVAALVGSLGGLILGGVLSVFDWRDVFLVSVPVGVVGATWSYWKLKEIATIKKGQKLDVWGNVTWGAGLTVLLIAATYGLMPYGASTMGWGDPWVVAALGVGVALLAAFPFVEARVEDPMFRLGLFKNRMFSAANFAGFLASVGRGGVMIMLVILLQGIWLPLHGYSYQSTPFWAGIYMTPMLAGFAVMGPISGWLSDRYGARGFSTLGMVIVGATFYALATLPYDFSYLPFAAILFIMGIGSGMFASPNTASIMNSVPTEHRGAASGMRSTLQNTGSVASMALFFSIIISALAGSLPASFISAFESAGVPQLGAVFAKVPPTGALFAAFLGYNPVGSIIAQLQNSPQTAQLVASIPQQTMSYITGNSFFPHAMAPAFMTSLGLVFYIGLGLSAAAAVSSLLRGKVYIYEKEAATGADPGAPSPAPAPVSAASDPESQTTAAEPVC; from the coding sequence ATGGTCCAGTACAAGTGGGTCGCGCTCTCCAACACCACCCTGGGGGTGCTGATGGCCTCGATAAACTCGACCATAGTCCTGATATCTCTCCCGGCCATCTTCAGGGGAATCAACATAGACCCTCTGGCGCCGGGCTCCTTCCAATACCTCCTGTGGATCCTCTTCGGGTACATGGTGGTGACCGCCTCTCTCTTGGTGATGTTCGGGAGGATCTCGGACATGTACGGCAGGGTCAGGCTCTACAACCTGGGGTTCGCCATCTTCACCGCCGGGTCCGTCCTCCTCTACCTCACTCCCAGCGCCGGGGACCTCGGCGCCCAGGAGCTCATCGTATTCAGGATCATCCAGGGGCTCGGCGCCGCGTTCCTCTTCGCGAACAGCGCTGCCATAATCACAGACGCGTTCCCATACAGCGAGCGCGGGAAAGCGCTGGGGATCAACCAGGTCGCCGCCCTCGTCGGCTCGCTGGGCGGGCTCATCCTGGGAGGCGTGCTCTCGGTCTTCGACTGGAGGGACGTCTTCCTGGTCAGCGTCCCGGTGGGGGTCGTCGGCGCCACCTGGTCCTACTGGAAGCTGAAGGAGATAGCCACGATAAAGAAGGGGCAGAAGCTGGACGTCTGGGGGAACGTCACCTGGGGCGCAGGCCTGACCGTCCTGCTCATCGCGGCGACCTACGGCCTCATGCCATACGGAGCCTCGACCATGGGGTGGGGAGACCCTTGGGTCGTGGCCGCGCTCGGCGTCGGGGTCGCGCTCCTGGCCGCCTTCCCCTTCGTCGAGGCCAGGGTCGAGGACCCGATGTTCAGGCTCGGCCTTTTCAAGAACAGGATGTTCTCGGCTGCCAACTTCGCAGGCTTCCTGGCCTCGGTCGGCAGGGGAGGGGTCATGATAATGCTCGTCATCCTCCTCCAGGGGATCTGGCTCCCGCTCCACGGCTACAGCTACCAGTCCACCCCGTTCTGGGCGGGGATCTACATGACCCCGATGCTCGCCGGGTTCGCCGTGATGGGCCCGATAAGCGGCTGGCTCTCCGACAGGTACGGGGCGCGCGGCTTTTCGACGCTGGGCATGGTCATAGTCGGAGCCACCTTCTACGCGCTCGCGACCCTCCCGTACGACTTCTCGTACCTCCCCTTCGCCGCGATCCTCTTCATCATGGGGATAGGGAGCGGCATGTTCGCCTCCCCCAACACGGCGTCGATCATGAACTCCGTCCCCACCGAGCACCGGGGCGCGGCGTCCGGGATGCGGTCCACGCTGCAGAACACGGGCTCCGTCGCCAGCATGGCGCTGTTCTTCTCGATAATCATCAGCGCGCTCGCCGGCAGCCTTCCCGCGTCTTTCATCTCGGCCTTCGAGAGCGCCGGGGTGCCGCAGCTGGGCGCGGTCTTCGCCAAGGTCCCCCCGACGGGAGCCCTCTTCGCGGCCTTCCTCGGCTACAACCCCGTCGGGAGCATCATCGCCCAGCTCCAGAACAGCCCCCAGACGGCGCAGCTTGTGGCGTCGATACCCCAGCAGACCATGAGCTACATCACCGGGAACTCCTTCTTCCCCCACGCGATGGCGCCCGCGTTCATGACTTCGCTCGGGCTCGTGTTCTACATAGGGCTCGGCCTCTCTGCGGCTGCCGCCGTCTCCTCGCTGCTCCGCGGGAAGGTGTACATCTACGAGAAGGAAGCCGCTACCGGGGCGGACCCAGGCGCGCCTTCTCCCGCCCCCGCGCCCGTCAGCGCCGCTTCTGACCCGGAATCTCAGACGACGGCCGCCGAGCCTGTCTGTTGA
- a CDS encoding PIN domain-containing protein, which produces MKLVDTVALIGYLNPRDRAHKRSVHHMERLTSDDEVLVPVTSLVEADLVMKVRGYNDLERETSWAALESAVPGTKVVSNSVSSVRSAVELQKMGMDYFDSLIAALARESGSRVITTDASIEDVVQTEW; this is translated from the coding sequence ATGAAGCTCGTTGACACCGTGGCCCTGATTGGGTATCTCAATCCCAGGGACAGGGCGCATAAACGGTCAGTCCATCACATGGAGAGGCTCACCTCAGATGACGAGGTGCTGGTCCCTGTCACCTCCCTCGTTGAAGCGGACCTGGTGATGAAGGTCAGGGGGTACAACGACCTCGAAAGGGAGACGTCCTGGGCTGCACTAGAGAGCGCGGTCCCGGGGACCAAAGTCGTCTCCAACTCGGTCTCTTCCGTTCGGTCGGCGGTGGAGCTGCAGAAGATGGGGATGGACTATTTCGACTCCTTGATAGCCGCTCTGGCCAGGGAATCGGGCTCTCGCGTGATAACCACGGACGCATCGATCGAAGACGTCGTGCAGACGGAGTGGTGA
- a CDS encoding MarR family transcriptional regulator, whose protein sequence is MPAQGGSGHNETYGAILSAYRAMARRIAEMLSEEGLTQPQFQALRVVAKKGTVCMREISDEMLVTPANITGIVDRLESRGLLMRTGRKGDRRTTDIELTPKGRALQERVAERYGEFVQNALRVFTPAEQRTLRELLVKLQEAMAQSGG, encoded by the coding sequence GTGCCAGCGCAGGGGGGGTCGGGCCACAACGAGACCTATGGTGCGATCCTATCCGCCTACAGGGCGATGGCCCGCCGGATCGCTGAGATGCTCTCCGAGGAGGGGCTGACGCAGCCCCAGTTCCAGGCGCTGAGGGTGGTCGCGAAGAAGGGGACGGTCTGCATGCGGGAGATCAGCGACGAGATGCTCGTCACGCCTGCGAACATCACCGGGATAGTCGACAGGCTCGAGTCCAGGGGGCTCCTCATGAGGACGGGCCGCAAGGGGGACAGGAGGACCACGGACATCGAGCTCACGCCCAAGGGGAGGGCGCTGCAGGAGAGGGTGGCCGAGAGATATGGCGAGTTCGTGCAGAACGCGTTGCGCGTGTTCACCCCGGCCGAACAGAGGACCCTCCGCGAGCTCCTGGTGAAGCTCCAGGAAGCGATGGCGCAGTCGGGAGGGTGA